DNA sequence from the Prolixibacter sp. SD074 genome:
CTGCCCTTCCCGAAGGGTTAAGACTGGCTGCCGTACTCGAACGTGCTGAGTACCGCGACGCACTGGTCAGCCGCGAAGGAAAGAAACTGGAAGACCTCACCTCCGAAGATGTTCTCGCCACATCCAGTCTGCGCCGCCGTGCTTCGTTGTTAAAGTACAATCCCGATTTTCAAATCATCGACATTCGTGGTAACGTCAACACCCGCCTCCGCAAAATGGAGGAAGGTTACTGCGACGTGATGATCATGGCCGCTGCCGGTTTGCAGCGCATTGGCCTCGACGATTACATCACCGAAATCCTGGAACCCGAACAGCTAATGCCGCCGCCATCGCAAGGCATCATCGCCATCGAAACCAAAGAAGACGATGCGTACATCAACGAACTGATGGCCGGTATCAACCATGAAGAAACATGGCTGGCCGGGCAAGCCGAACGCGCTTTCCTGCGCACGCTCGAAGGCGGATGCCAGGTGCCCATTGGTTGCTATACCCGCCGCGAAAACGGCAAAATGACCATCACCGGCTTTGTTTCGTCAGTCGACGGAACGGAATACCTCAGCGACTCCTTAACGGGAAATGAAGCGGACGGTGAGCAAATGGGCATCCGGTTAGCCACTATACTGATTGGAAAAGGCGGAAAAACCATTTTGCAAAATATTCGTCCGGTAGAATAACGGAAAAAAGAAACATGAGCCAAAGTCAATTGCAACATAAGGTATTTATCTCCACCCGGCCCAAAGGAACGTCGGAAGACATGAAGCGATGGTTTGCCGCTGAAGGCGCCACCCTGCTGGAACTTCCAATGATTGAAATACAGGCGGTTCCGCTTAGCGCGAAGATGGAGAAAATCCTGAACGATTTGAGCCGCTTCGATTGGTTGGTTTTTACCAGTCCCAACGGCATTCACTGCTTTTTCGAACAGCTGAAAACTGTTCAGGACAACTACCTCCTTCCGGAGAAAATAAAAATAGCGGCCGTTGGGAAGAAAACGGCTGCCAAACTGGCACCATACGGTCATTCGGCCCGGTTCATCAATCACGGTCAAACCGGCGATGAATTTGCCGAAGAACTGTATGAAGAAATTGCAGAAAGTGAAAAAGTATTGCTGCCGGTTGGTAACTTAGCCCGTCACCGCATCGAAGAGAAACTGTCCGGAAAAACAAAGGTTGAGCGGCTGGAAGTGTACCAAACCCTGATGCCGGAAGTAATTAACAGCGACATTCTGCGACGTATTGAAGCAGACAATTACGAACTGATCATCTTCACCAGTCCGTCGGGAATTGATAACTTTATCCGGCTAACCGAAAAACAACTCACTCCTTCCGCTTTGCGACTTGCCTGCATCGGGCATACAACAGCCAAAGCGGCAGAAAAACACGGAACCGGACCCGTTGTGGTCGCTTCCACGAGTAATTCAAAAGGATTAATGGCCGCCATTGCCGGCCATTACAACATAGCATTTAACGAATAACATAAAAATCAATTAGTATGGCATTTCCAACCACCCGTCTGCGCCGTCTGCGCAAAACACAGGTTCTGAGGAACCTGGTTCGTGAAACCGTTTTAACCCGCGACGACCTCATCATGCCGCTGTTCGTTTGTCCGGGTACCAATGTCCGCAA
Encoded proteins:
- a CDS encoding uroporphyrinogen-III synthase yields the protein MSQSQLQHKVFISTRPKGTSEDMKRWFAAEGATLLELPMIEIQAVPLSAKMEKILNDLSRFDWLVFTSPNGIHCFFEQLKTVQDNYLLPEKIKIAAVGKKTAAKLAPYGHSARFINHGQTGDEFAEELYEEIAESEKVLLPVGNLARHRIEEKLSGKTKVERLEVYQTLMPEVINSDILRRIEADNYELIIFTSPSGIDNFIRLTEKQLTPSALRLACIGHTTAKAAEKHGTGPVVVASTSNSKGLMAAIAGHYNIAFNE
- the hemC gene encoding hydroxymethylbilane synthase: MEYKTVRIGTRGSQLALYQAHAVKEALESTYPDLPVEIKIIHTKGDKILDVALSKIGDKGLFTKEIELNMVAGEIDLAVHSLKDLPTALPEGLRLAAVLERAEYRDALVSREGKKLEDLTSEDVLATSSLRRRASLLKYNPDFQIIDIRGNVNTRLRKMEEGYCDVMIMAAAGLQRIGLDDYITEILEPEQLMPPPSQGIIAIETKEDDAYINELMAGINHEETWLAGQAERAFLRTLEGGCQVPIGCYTRRENGKMTITGFVSSVDGTEYLSDSLTGNEADGEQMGIRLATILIGKGGKTILQNIRPVE